The genomic region CGGCTCCACATCGCGGACATGGACCTTGAGGCCCGCAAGGCGTACGACAGCGGCCGCAAAATCTGGGGCAACGAGCTGGTCACCGGTACAGCCCGCCTCGCCGCCATGAACATGCTCCTCCATGGCATCGGCAAGAGCGACGGCCCGAGCCTGATCGACGTCAGCGACGCATTGGCCGAGAAGCCGAGCGGACGGCACGCCTCACTCGTCCTCGCCAACCCGCCCTTCGGGCGCAAGTCCGCGATCACTGTAATTGGCCAGGACGGCGACCTGGAGAAGGAGGACGTCCAGTACGACCGTGACGACTTCACCGCCACCACGACCAACAAGCAGCTCAACTTCCTGCAGCACATCATGTCGTTGACTGCCGTGAACGGCCGGGCGGCTGTCGTCCTTCCGGACAACGTCCTCTTCGAGGCAGGTGCAGGTGCAAAGGTCCGCCGCAAGCTGCTCGACGAGTTCGAGCTGCACACGATCTTGCGCCTGCCTACTGGAATCTTCTATGCAGGCAACGTCAAGGCCAACGTCCTCTTCTTCGATAAGAAGCCTCCACGCGCCGACGGCAAGCCGCATACCACCGTCACCTGGTTCTACGATTTCCGCACTGGCCAACACTTCACCATGAAGCGGCGCCCGCTGACCCGCCCCCACCTGGACGACTTTGTCGCCAAATACAAGGCGGGCGAGGCGATTTCTGCCCGTGTCGCCGACGAGGGCGACAACGCCCCCTGGAAGTCATACACATACGAGGAGTTGACGGCGCGCGACCAGGTCAACCTCGACATCATCTGGATGAAGGACCCCGCCTTGGAGGACGCGGACAGCGACCTGGAGCCGGAGGTCATCGCGGAGGACATCGTGCGTGATCTCCAATCCGCCCTCGCCGAGTTCACTGCCATCGCGAAGTCCCTGGGCGCGGATGTGGACGTACCGGAGGCGGAAGAGGTCTGACGACATCCGTAAGTTTCGTCGTCACCGCGTCGAAGGGCCGCGTTGCCAAGTGCCTTGTGGCCCTTCGGTGTTCCCGCGGAACTGCTGCCGCCTACTCCTCTGGGACGATGATGCCGAAAGTTCCTTTCGCCGGAACCGTCTCTACGATGTGCCGACCCGGTGATGAAGCGGCCGCGACAGCCATAATGGCGGACGCTCCCTCGGCGGTGAACGGGCCTCGCGGCTGACTGGTCAGCTTACGGCCGTGCAACTGGCCATAGTCGCTCGCCCACCTGTCACGGAACCCTGAGGCGATGCTCGCGGACCATACGGCAGGCAGGTGCGAGCGAGGTCCGCTACTGGGCCGACGCCCAAAACGCTAAGGGCTTGCAGAGGATTTACCCGTAGCTTCCCTGTTTGGTGGTCGTTGGCGTGGTATGGAAGCGACGGAAGACGTAGCGGCGGTGTTGGCGTCGAAGTTCACGGTGCTGTTGCCACATCTGGATGAACGTCAGCGTCGTCTGCTGCTGGCGGCCGAGGCCCGGGCGCTGGGCCATGGTGGGATCAGAGTGGTCGCCCGGGCCGCTGGCGTGCGCGAGGCAACGGTGTCACTGGGCGTCACTGAACTGGACTCCGGCGAGGCCCCGTTGGGGCGGGTGCGCCGGGCCGGCGGTGGCCGCAAACGGGTGGTCGACCTGGACCCGGGACTTCGCCCGGCACTGCTGGCCCTGGTGGAGCCGGATGTGCGGGGAGATCCGATGTCGCCTCTGCGGTGGACGACGAAGTCCACCCGCCACCTGGCCGCCGAGCTCACCCGCCAGGGCCACCGGATATCCGCCGACACCGTCGCCGACGTACTGCGCGAGGAAGGCTTCAGCCTCCAGGGCAACGCCAAGGTCATCGAAGGGAAGCAACACCCCGACCGGGACGGACAGTTCCGTTACATCAACGAACAGGCCAAGGCCCACCAGGCGGCCGGCGACCCGGTGATCAGCGTCGATACGAAAAAGAAAGAAGTGCTGGGCCCGTTGAAAAACGGCGGCGGGGAGTGGCGGCCCGCGGGTGATCCCGTGCGGGTCAGCACCCACGACTTCCCGGACAAGGAACTCGGCAAGGCCGTGCCCTACGGCATCTACGACCTGGCCGCGAACACCGGCTGGGTCAGCGTCGGCACCGACCACGACACCGCGGCCTTCGCCGTCGAATCCATCCGCCGCTGGTGGAAAGCCCGCGGCACGCAGGACTACCCGCGGGCCAGGCGGCTGCTCATCACCGCCGACGCCGGCGGCTCCAACGGCTACCGCACCCGCGCCTGGAAGACCGAACTCGCCGCCCTGGCCCTGGAGACCGGCCTACAGGTCACTGTCTGTCACTTTCCTCCGGGCACATCGAGATGGAATCGGATCGAGCACCGGCTGTTCTCCCACATCACGATGAACTGGCGCGGCAGGCCGCTGACCAGCCACGAAGTCATCGTGAACAGCATCGCGGCAACCACCACCCGCACCGGTCTGAAAGTCCACGCCGAACTCGACACCGCCACCTACGCCACCGGGGTCCGCATCGCCGACCGGCAGCTGGACGCACTGCCCCTGGCCCGCCACGAGTGGCATGGCGACTGGAATTACACCCTCCGCCCCGAGGCATACTGCCGTGACGGCACCCCGCCCATCCCACCCCAGGATCTCCCCGGCCCCGGCCGCGCATGGCTGGTCCATCCGGACCTGACCGGCCTGCAGCCCGACCGGTGGGACCAGCTGATCGGCAAGCTGGCGGCGGCCCGCGAGCTCCAGCGGGAAGAGGACCTTCAGCAGCGACGCGGCGGCGACCGGCAGAAAACCCCCGCAGCCGGTCTCTACACCGGCCGACGCCCCGGCCTCACCCTCGTCGACCGCCTCCTGTCCACCATTCTCTACCAGCGGTTCAAGCTCCCCCAAGTCGTCATCGCCCCGCTCTTCGCCGTGACACCCATGACCCTCAACCGGGCCATCAGCCAAACCCGCCGACTCCTCCACCGCATCGGGCACACCATCGAACCGGCCCAGACGCAGCTGGCCACCCTCGACGATCTCACCGATCTCGCCGCCCACCTCGGCACCACACCAACACCAGAGATCAAGACGGCGAGTTATTAATCGGCAAGCCCTAACCTGGCCGACCTTGTATGTATCGCGAGGGTTCCAGAATCCAGCTGTGAGGGAGTGAAGGGCCGGAGCCGAACCGATCAGATCAAGCCACAAACCGACCATGGTCCTCGAAGCCGCGTGATCGACCTCTGTACGGTGCAGGGAACATCAGGAATCCACGTCTCGAAGTCCCCTGTCCTCCCAAGCGCCGCACAGAGGTACGAATGGCCATCGCACACCCTCAGACCCGTCAGTTCGAGTCGTTCGTCACCAACCTGTCCTACGCACGCCAGATGGTGCGAGCCGGGCAGGCATTGGAGGTGCTCAGCCCCAAGGGCATCGACACCGGCGACTTCTACAGGGCCGCCTGGGTGCAGTCCATCGCCGCCCTCGAACACTGGGTGCAGGAGGAGGTGTTGCGCCGGGTAGCGGAAGAAGCCGCCAAGGATGACTCGGACATGCCGCGGAAGCTCCGTGACTACCCCTTGCCGCTGCACTGTGTGGAGAGAGTGCAGCGAGGCGAAACGACCACCGCCGAGGTAGTCGCGGAGCGGGTACGCCAGGACATCGCCCGTCAGACCTTGCAGAACCCGGACGCTATCGCGAAGGTGATGTCACTAGTCACCGACGTCAAGGTGTGGCGGGAGGCGGCGAAGTGTGTCAACCGGTGGAATCAGTACCGCACTTCATACGACGAGAAGCGACTGCGCGGCCAGTACATCCTGCTGCTCCGCCGTCGCAACCAGATCGCACACGACGCGGATTTGATCGATGGCGACCTCAAGCAGCGTCGACCGATCAGCGAAGCTGATGTCACGGACGCCCTCAAGTGGATCGAGCGGATTGCACTCGCGCTCGCGTACGCGCTGGAGGGGGACGCGTCTACGACCTCAGGGCATCCGGCTTCGGCCGGGGCTTCGGAAGCGCCAGGCGGAGATCAGCCGCACATGGGCTAAGAGTTCGTCATCGACCAATGCGAACTCGTTCTAGAGTCCTTGTCAGTCCTCCGGTCTAACCTCTGGCCATGCGACCGCCTCTTGAGAACGTCCTGCGCAATGCCCTCGTACAGAACCTCGAACTGATCGAGCCGGGACTCCGGCCGGTTCAGTTCCAGGAGTACCCGCTCCCCAATGCCCATGGCACGAGGGGCAGCATCGACATCTTGGCTCGTGATCGCCATCAGATGTGGGTGGTCATCGAGCTGAAGCGGTCCCGCTCCAGCGCACGGCAGGCCCTGCACGAAGTCAACAAGTACACGGAGCTTCTCTGCCGTGAGAAGAACCTCGCGCCGGATCGCATCCGTGCCGTGATCGTGGCTATGCCAGATGACTGGGAGGAACTCCTGATCGCTGTCAGTCACGCGGCGCGTGACTGGAGCCATGATCTTCGGGGATACCGACTGTTCCTGGACAGTAGAGGTACCCCCACAGGGGCCGAGCGGGTGGAGCTTCTGCCTCGGGCGTTCGAGCCCCGCGTTACCCCCATCCACAACCTGTTCTTCTTCACCACGGAGGAACAGCGCGAGCAGGGCTGGAGGATCATCAGTAAGGTTGCGGACGAGCTTGGGGCGCTCGACCTGCTGGCGGCGGATCTGGACCGGGTAGCGGAGAAGCACTACATCCCTGCGCCTTTCGGCCTGTACCTTGCGATAGGCCGGGTGAACGAGGAACTCGCTGCGGCGGATCTCCTAAGTGGTTACGACGGGCCGGAGCCGTTCGCCGCCGAGCACCAGGCTGAGTACCTGGCCCTTTGCGCAATCTGCAATCGTCTTGCGCGCAGCGAGATGCGTGGAATGAACATGGAATCTGCGCAGCCAGGGCTGCTGAAGAATCTCGCCGACAACCCCAACTGGGCCATACAAGGCTTCCGGGGTACCGGCGCCTACGACGACACAGCGGCCTTTGAGCAGCTGGACCTGTTCCGCTTCCTTACCGGGGACGAGCGAGGAGACAGCCAGGTCCTCTACACGGGTACCGCCAGCCCGCAGGTATCCAGCCGTTGGCAGGCGTTCCGGCAGGAGATCCGGCAGAGCCTGGCCGGCAACCATGAGTGGGAGTCACTGATGGAGGGTTGGCTCGACGAAGTGAGCCCGAAGGTCGGTGACGGAGACGTCGGGCTGCACGTCTACAACCCATGTGACCTCCTGCAAGCAATCATCCACGGGTGGCCGGACCGGATGGAGAAGCTTCTACCCATGGTCATGGGCGAAGCCGTACCTCGACAAGGGCTGCGGAGCTCGGTGCGTGGTGTCCTTTGTTGGAACGGGCGAGGCATGCCGCTCCCTGATGCAGTACGGCTCGTGTACCGAGACCCTCTGTTTCTGATGAGCAACGTGTACGCGGGGACCGCGTGGGAACGTGACCGCGAGCTTCTGGATCTCCTCGGGCTGCACTACGTACTCCTGGAAAGCATCGGCCCCGCCAGAACTGAGGCATCTGCATCCGACGAGCACCGCATCTGGATGCATCACGAGCAGGGTGTTCGCGTCTACTCCTCAGCCTCAAACTCTCGCGAGTACACGCAGGCATACACCAGCATCGCGGCTGATGGCGAGATCGTCCCAGTTAGGCAGTACCTCGCAAGGCATTCCCGCGAGGCGGAGACCGTGGCCAGGGAGTACCGCGCCTTCGTCCATGCCATTTAGCAGACAACAATCGCAACCGAGAGCGACGGTGAGCCTCGGTGATGCGCGGCCGATGAGTGGGAGGGCAGAGCCACCTGTCGATTCGTGTGGCTGGCTGCTTGCCTGTGCCGTCTACGTGTCGCTGATGGCGCATGTTCGCTGAAAAGGGCGGATTAGTGGTGAGCTTCTTGCTCACGCGTGAGGTGATGATGACGATCTCAAGGCAGGAGGGTCTGGCAGATCGGGGTGTTGGGTGGCGAGCGTCTTTCAGAGGTGCAAGCGGGATGCCCGGGACCGGAACTATCCCTGCTTGCGCCTAAGAGGTCGTCTCATTTGGTGAGTCGGCGGTAGCAGATGAGGGTGCAGGCGATGCTGGTGAAGGCCAGGAAGTGTTCGGCCTTGCGTTCATAGCGGCGGTGGAGTCTGCGGCATCCGGCGAGCCACGCCATGGTGCGCTCGATGGTCCATCGGTGGCGTCCGAGTCGTTCGCTGGACTCGATGCCCTTGCGGGCTATGCGGGGCGTGATGCCTCGACCGCGGAGCCATTGGCGCAGGTGGCGGTTGTCGTACGCCTTGTCTGCATGCAGTTTGGCGGGCTTGCGGCGGCGCGGTCCGCGGCGCGACCGGATCGGCGGGATGCCGCGCACGAGCGGTTCGAGACCTTGGCTGTCATGCATGTTGGCACCCGAGATCCCAATGGAGATGGGCAAACCGGCACGGTCGGTGATCAGGTGGATCTTCGAGCCTTTCTTACCGCGATCCACCGGATTCGGACCTGTCAGCTCCCCCCTTTCAGGGCCCGCATGTTCACCGAGTCGATCGCGCACCGCGACCAGTCGAGCTCGCCGCGCGCCCCGAGCTCGTCCAGGACCAACCGGTGGAGCTTCGCCCAGACCCGGGCCTTGCTCCATTCCGTGAACCGTCGGTGTGCTGTCGGTCCGGAAGGGCCGAAAACCGGCGGCAACTGCCGCCACGTGCAGCCCGTCGTGGCCACGAACACGATCGCGGCAAGCACCTCCCGGTCGCCATAACGCCGTCGGCCACCACCCTGAGGTCGTACCGGAGCCGACGGCACCACTCGCTCGAACAGTTCCCACAACCGGTCCGGGACCAGACGCTCCACAATCGTCACGACCACAGACTACCGATCAAACCAAATGAGACCACCTCTAAGGTGCGGTCATGCGTGGATCGTGCGGTATCGGGAGCCAGGCGGCAGGCGAGGACGGCAGCGGGAGAAGTCGTTTCCGCGGAGGATCGGCCTGGACGGTGCGGACGCCTTTGCAGCCGGCGTGGAGAAGGACAAGAAGGCCCGGGGCTGGGTTGACCCTGCGCGCGGCGCCATGTCCTTGGCGGTCTGGGCTGAGGAGTGGCTTGAGCGGCGAGTCATCGGTGAGTCGACCCGTCGCAACTACGAAGGGTTCGTCCGTAACCATCTCGTGCCGCGCCTGGGTAGTAAGCCTCTGGCTGGGCTTGCGCGGCGGGATTTTGAGAAGTTCGTCAAGGACATCTATCGAGGCGGTGCAGGGCTGGCTGCATCGACAGTGAACGACCGCATGGTGATGGTGGCCGCCATCATGGAGGCGGCCGTCGTCGACAAGCGCATCACGGAGAACTCTGCACGGGGCATCCGGATATCCCGTAGGGACGCAGTGGCGGTGGACGAGGACGAAGTTCCGACGCCAGCCGAAGTGGATCTGATCGCTGCGCACATCGCGCCACATTTCCGCCTGACCATCTACCTTCAGTCCGGCACAGGCCAGCGCCCCAGCGAAGCCCTGGCCTTTTCCGCCGAGTGCAGGCGGCCCGGCTACGTCAGGATCCGATGGCAGGCCAGTGCCCAGGCACACCGTGAGGAGTGCAAGACACCCTTCGTGCCGCTTAAGCATCGACTGGAGAAGGAGTACCGAGACGTCCCAACTGCCCTGTTCATCGAGCAGGAGATCGACGCTCACCTCAGCAAGTGGAAGCCGGTGCCCGTGGTCTTCACCGGGCTGAAGGGTAAACGGATTCGGCTCGATACCTTATTTGCCCCGGGTCAGCCTGGCGTTGGCGTGATGCCGTCCATCGCGTCCTACGGCCACCAGTTCAAGAAGGCGTGCCTCTCGGCCGGCCTTGTCGATCTGGACGGCAAGGCCAAGTACACGCCTCGTAGCCTGCGGCACTTCTTCGCCTCCACGGCCCTGGCCAACGGTGTGCCGATCCACGAGGTCTCGCGCTGGCTGGGGCACCGTTCGGTCAAGACGACGGTCGACATCTACGGGCATCTGCTGCCCAGCGCCTGGGATCGCTGTCGGGAAGTTATGCAGCGCGCCATGCGGCCCGCATCCCCGGACGTGACGTCCCTACTGTCCGAGGAGGCGAGCTGGAGCTCCGGCAGCCGAGCTGGGTAGGAGTACGAGAGCAGTCTCGCCTGCATGGTGCTGGGATAGAACGCCCGTGCTGGGATGGTGTTGGGATGGCCCTCGTAAAAGCCGCGTTTCTGCAGGTGGGAGCTCTGTACTACGGATTCCGCTTCAACGTGTGAGCGGATGAACCTAGCACCACGTTGGGGGCCTGGTAAACATGCAGGCCAGATGGGGTCTGGCTCCTCGGAGCCGGACCCTTGTCTTTTCCCGTGCTTGGACGGTGCCGGGACCCAGTGAGGCTCCTGTAATGGTTCGTGGGCCGCAGCGCCGGGGCAACCTGAGCTCACACTTTCTGCATGGCTCCGAAGGCTTTCGCGGAAACAAATCGTGACACAAGCGCGGTGGTAGCCCGTGGAAGCGTCGTCCGGTCGACCTCATCGGTGACACCGACTGGATGATCTCGGTCG from Streptomyces sp. NBC_01267 harbors:
- a CDS encoding type I restriction-modification system subunit M, whose protein sequence is MTAPAQGDVVLPSAEGVPLTETPKSKKAAAQTNTLVAKLWNYCNVLRDNGMSTIEYVEQLSYLLFLKMVDEIENDPWEGRDLSGIVPEDYNWKSLVSKRGGELEAHYRATLEHLGSKPHTTIGTIFADAQNRITKPALLEKLVVELIGREEWTVTGTDLKGDAYEGLLAKGASDTKTGAGQYFTPRSLIDAMVDVTRPGPEDTITDPACGTGGFLIAAHTYITRLHIADMDLEARKAYDSGRKIWGNELVTGTARLAAMNMLLHGIGKSDGPSLIDVSDALAEKPSGRHASLVLANPPFGRKSAITVIGQDGDLEKEDVQYDRDDFTATTTNKQLNFLQHIMSLTAVNGRAAVVLPDNVLFEAGAGAKVRRKLLDEFELHTILRLPTGIFYAGNVKANVLFFDKKPPRADGKPHTTVTWFYDFRTGQHFTMKRRPLTRPHLDDFVAKYKAGEAISARVADEGDNAPWKSYTYEELTARDQVNLDIIWMKDPALEDADSDLEPEVIAEDIVRDLQSALAEFTAIAKSLGADVDVPEAEEV
- a CDS encoding ISAzo13 family transposase, with the translated sequence MEATEDVAAVLASKFTVLLPHLDERQRRLLLAAEARALGHGGIRVVARAAGVREATVSLGVTELDSGEAPLGRVRRAGGGRKRVVDLDPGLRPALLALVEPDVRGDPMSPLRWTTKSTRHLAAELTRQGHRISADTVADVLREEGFSLQGNAKVIEGKQHPDRDGQFRYINEQAKAHQAAGDPVISVDTKKKEVLGPLKNGGGEWRPAGDPVRVSTHDFPDKELGKAVPYGIYDLAANTGWVSVGTDHDTAAFAVESIRRWWKARGTQDYPRARRLLITADAGGSNGYRTRAWKTELAALALETGLQVTVCHFPPGTSRWNRIEHRLFSHITMNWRGRPLTSHEVIVNSIAATTTRTGLKVHAELDTATYATGVRIADRQLDALPLARHEWHGDWNYTLRPEAYCRDGTPPIPPQDLPGPGRAWLVHPDLTGLQPDRWDQLIGKLAAARELQREEDLQQRRGGDRQKTPAAGLYTGRRPGLTLVDRLLSTILYQRFKLPQVVIAPLFAVTPMTLNRAISQTRRLLHRIGHTIEPAQTQLATLDDLTDLAAHLGTTPTPEIKTASY
- a CDS encoding endonuclease NucS domain-containing protein, which codes for MRPPLENVLRNALVQNLELIEPGLRPVQFQEYPLPNAHGTRGSIDILARDRHQMWVVIELKRSRSSARQALHEVNKYTELLCREKNLAPDRIRAVIVAMPDDWEELLIAVSHAARDWSHDLRGYRLFLDSRGTPTGAERVELLPRAFEPRVTPIHNLFFFTTEEQREQGWRIISKVADELGALDLLAADLDRVAEKHYIPAPFGLYLAIGRVNEELAAADLLSGYDGPEPFAAEHQAEYLALCAICNRLARSEMRGMNMESAQPGLLKNLADNPNWAIQGFRGTGAYDDTAAFEQLDLFRFLTGDERGDSQVLYTGTASPQVSSRWQAFRQEIRQSLAGNHEWESLMEGWLDEVSPKVGDGDVGLHVYNPCDLLQAIIHGWPDRMEKLLPMVMGEAVPRQGLRSSVRGVLCWNGRGMPLPDAVRLVYRDPLFLMSNVYAGTAWERDRELLDLLGLHYVLLESIGPARTEASASDEHRIWMHHEQGVRVYSSASNSREYTQAYTSIAADGEIVPVRQYLARHSREAETVAREYRAFVHAI
- a CDS encoding IS5 family transposase (programmed frameshift), translating into MVERLVPDRLWELFERVVPSAPVRPQGGGRRRYGDREVLAAIVFVATTGCTWRQLPPVFGPSGPTAHRRFTEWSKARVWAKLHRLVLDELGARGELDWSRCAIDSVNMRAPERGELTGPNPVDRGKKGSKIHLITDRAGLPISIGISGANMHDSQGLEPLVRGIPPIRSRRGPRRRKPAKLHADKAYDNRHLRQWLRGRGITPRIARKGIESSERLGRHRWTIERTMAWLAGCRRLHRRYERKAEHFLAFTSIACTLICYRRLTK
- a CDS encoding tyrosine-type recombinase/integrase, with translation MEKDKKARGWVDPARGAMSLAVWAEEWLERRVIGESTRRNYEGFVRNHLVPRLGSKPLAGLARRDFEKFVKDIYRGGAGLAASTVNDRMVMVAAIMEAAVVDKRITENSARGIRISRRDAVAVDEDEVPTPAEVDLIAAHIAPHFRLTIYLQSGTGQRPSEALAFSAECRRPGYVRIRWQASAQAHREECKTPFVPLKHRLEKEYRDVPTALFIEQEIDAHLSKWKPVPVVFTGLKGKRIRLDTLFAPGQPGVGVMPSIASYGHQFKKACLSAGLVDLDGKAKYTPRSLRHFFASTALANGVPIHEVSRWLGHRSVKTTVDIYGHLLPSAWDRCREVMQRAMRPASPDVTSLLSEEASWSSGSRAG